In Bos indicus x Bos taurus breed Angus x Brahman F1 hybrid chromosome 1, Bos_hybrid_MaternalHap_v2.0, whole genome shotgun sequence, a single window of DNA contains:
- the LOC113898486 gene encoding keratin-associated protein 26-1, with translation MSCHNYCSGNYTLGSLRSPCHIPVASSVGLYTPSVSVGDALCLPSSCQDRTWILSNGQETCSEPTSCQPANCEPSSCETSSYPSSGCYVPRPCHGTSFPPASSYPSGSCLSVSYRPLTYVSSCLRPSGLLPCGYRPSGSLPCGFHPISIVSSGLRPVRPVFSGCQTLPYVFSPYRPSCST, from the coding sequence ATGTCTTGCCACAACTACTGCTCCGGAAACTACACCTTGGGGTCTCTCAGGAGTCCCTGTCACATTCCTGTCGCCTCCTCCGTCGGCCTCTACACTCCGAGTGTGAGCGTCGGAGATGCTCTCTGCTTGCCCAGTAGCTGTCAGGACCGAACCTGGATCCTGAGCAATGGCCAGGAGACCTGCAGTGAACCTACCAGCTGCCAGCCAGCCAACTGCGAGCCCAGCAGCTGTGAAACTTCCAGCTACCCTTCTTCTGGTTGCTATGTGCCAAGACCCTGCCACGGAACCAGTTTTCCTCCAGCTTCTTCTTACCCCTCTGGATCCTGCCTCTCAGTGTCTTATAGACCGCTGACCTATGTGTCCAGCTGCTTGCGACCCTCGGGCCTTCTCCCTTGTGGATATCGCCCCTCGGGTTCTTTGCCCTGTGGTTTTCATCCCATCAGCATTGTGTCCAGCGGCCTCAGACCTGTGCGCCCTGTCTTCAGTGGATGCCAAACTCTGCCTTATGTGTTCAGTCCTTACCGTCCGTCTTGCTCTACCTAA